The Mustela lutreola isolate mMusLut2 chromosome 3, mMusLut2.pri, whole genome shotgun sequence genome includes a region encoding these proteins:
- the LOC131827419 gene encoding uncharacterized protein LOC131827419 isoform X2, whose product MGGRLAFPALVSLPPPPPVLRRSLTLETSVKDSMRAGAPRRAGLALGPKTLLLPGSLCQGGTGPSGNAAGQVPARSHQPGLPILPRCPPAACASRTVLEG is encoded by the exons ATGGGAGGACGCCTAGCCTTCCCCGCACTcgtgtccctccctcctcctccacctgttCTCCGCCGGTCCTTGACCTTGGAGACCAGTGTGAAGGACTCCATGCGGGCCGGCGCTCCGCGGAGAGCTGG GCTGGCTCTTGGGCCGAAGACTCTGCTCTTACCTGGAAGTCTGTGCCAGGG GGGGACAGGGCCAAGTGGGAATGCAGCTGGTCAGGTCCCGGCAAGAAGTCACCAGCCTGGCCTTCCCATACTTCCGAGGTGTCCTCCAGCGGCTTGTGCCTCAAG GACTGTTCTGGAAGGATGA